In Amycolatopsis coloradensis, one genomic interval encodes:
- a CDS encoding helix-turn-helix transcriptional regulator: protein MARRRGGLVGRRAELATIVQDRCAAGPTVVSGLPGAGKSALLDEVRRTLVDSGAPVLSVSFPAERPEWDLFGFRSVLAAIREQYEQFATDPRLPESLERVSTSCTKEAYADPWSRFCLLHAMSTLFTRLETTAQVTVVLDGIDHLPDPVLAVAPMHRAGHRVIASYRTPRPGRPDPFRGTQGRTIELGPLSSDEASTLLRRATGMRVTPALEQAVQRALGPLWGHPASMISTVSELRRGEKLEVVDGLAHLRAGEAPIAVPAGHPFSEVIESFGEIGSRVVLLAASTPGFLLEETSYLEDGDQAGRIAGRATDALIQAGLLDCDPDGRIRCRVPGIGAAMEQGGLDVRKLHRTVAEGMLDAGKVTGPYRQPLASHIAAAGSEMPVCGDYVGLLRSSESALAADSVERTAYLHAIWWHTGRTPDRAGRQTELFRHLVRTADYATLEGFTHEALADRPGAGERAELAVAAVLSAVHLGRPVPQQVRDMLVGDEVTLNFADRWFAGRRIVPEDVELSLLPIWRQVSFAASHPGRRGDFPYEEVTEACAVRDLVPVFRAVLGRDYRTPSAGPVAAHHRARIAYAEGDWTDVLDAVYELEAHASVDELVREHTRLLAAEVFGRRNEIRRAADWLAKVPENGHLPLLRAWVEIGASPETGDDREAFESGWRALQTHFESDDEVGAARLFLRLARHEKRDSMLDEVVDAAEKWFAGKGSSYTCKMVALIRSQPNGEETKTASTERVLAEIGRLPADRRSKKAGGGEAPGREPLTEIETGILELVRTGRTNRQIARAVRISEKTVEKHLTRLFAKAGCRTRYGLATSNLGRRADAVGA, encoded by the coding sequence ATGGCGCGACGACGTGGCGGACTGGTGGGGCGCAGAGCGGAACTCGCGACCATCGTCCAGGACCGTTGTGCCGCCGGCCCGACCGTGGTGTCCGGTCTTCCGGGCGCCGGTAAGTCGGCGTTGCTGGACGAGGTGCGCCGGACGCTGGTCGACAGCGGGGCCCCGGTGCTCAGCGTGTCCTTTCCCGCGGAACGGCCGGAGTGGGACCTGTTCGGTTTCCGGTCCGTGCTCGCGGCGATCCGCGAGCAGTACGAGCAGTTCGCAACCGATCCCCGCCTTCCGGAGTCCCTCGAACGCGTGAGTACTTCGTGCACGAAAGAGGCCTACGCCGATCCGTGGTCGCGCTTTTGCCTGCTGCACGCCATGAGCACGCTGTTCACCCGTCTTGAGACGACCGCGCAGGTCACGGTCGTGCTGGACGGGATCGACCACCTTCCTGATCCCGTGCTCGCCGTGGCGCCGATGCACCGTGCGGGCCACCGGGTCATCGCTTCGTATCGCACGCCGCGGCCCGGCCGGCCGGACCCGTTCCGCGGGACACAGGGCCGGACGATCGAGCTGGGCCCGCTCTCCTCGGATGAGGCCTCCACCCTGTTGCGGCGCGCGACGGGCATGCGGGTCACGCCGGCCCTGGAGCAGGCCGTCCAGCGGGCACTGGGACCACTGTGGGGGCATCCTGCCTCGATGATCTCGACGGTGAGCGAGTTGCGTCGCGGCGAGAAGCTCGAAGTCGTCGACGGTCTCGCCCACCTGCGTGCGGGGGAAGCGCCCATCGCGGTGCCGGCCGGCCACCCTTTCTCCGAGGTGATCGAAAGCTTCGGGGAGATCGGAAGCCGCGTGGTACTGCTCGCGGCGAGCACTCCCGGGTTCCTTCTCGAAGAGACTTCTTATCTCGAAGACGGTGATCAGGCGGGCAGGATCGCGGGCCGGGCGACCGACGCGCTGATCCAGGCCGGGTTGCTGGACTGCGATCCGGACGGCCGGATCCGGTGCCGGGTGCCCGGGATCGGGGCGGCGATGGAGCAGGGTGGGCTGGACGTGCGAAAGCTGCACCGCACTGTCGCCGAAGGCATGCTGGACGCAGGCAAGGTGACGGGACCGTACCGGCAACCGCTCGCGAGTCACATCGCCGCCGCGGGAAGCGAAATGCCGGTTTGCGGGGACTACGTCGGCCTCCTTCGCTCCTCGGAGTCCGCTCTTGCCGCCGATTCCGTGGAGCGCACCGCGTATCTTCATGCGATCTGGTGGCACACCGGCCGCACACCCGACCGGGCCGGCCGTCAAACCGAGCTCTTCCGTCACCTGGTTCGCACCGCCGACTACGCGACGCTGGAGGGGTTCACCCACGAGGCGCTGGCCGACCGCCCGGGAGCGGGCGAACGCGCCGAACTCGCGGTGGCTGCGGTCCTGTCCGCCGTGCACCTCGGGCGGCCGGTGCCCCAGCAGGTGCGGGACATGCTGGTGGGTGACGAAGTGACGTTGAATTTCGCCGACCGGTGGTTCGCCGGCCGACGGATCGTGCCGGAGGACGTGGAGTTGTCCCTCCTGCCGATCTGGCGTCAGGTCAGCTTCGCGGCGTCCCACCCGGGCCGGCGCGGCGATTTTCCCTACGAAGAAGTCACCGAAGCCTGCGCCGTTCGCGATCTCGTGCCGGTGTTCCGTGCGGTGCTCGGCCGGGACTACCGGACTCCGTCGGCCGGGCCGGTGGCCGCGCACCACCGCGCGCGGATCGCGTACGCGGAGGGTGACTGGACCGACGTGCTGGACGCGGTGTACGAACTCGAAGCACACGCTTCAGTGGACGAGCTGGTCCGCGAACACACCCGTCTGCTCGCGGCCGAAGTGTTCGGGCGTCGGAACGAAATCCGCCGCGCGGCCGACTGGCTGGCCAAGGTGCCCGAGAACGGCCACCTTCCCCTGCTGCGGGCTTGGGTGGAGATCGGAGCATCCCCGGAGACCGGGGACGACCGCGAGGCTTTCGAGTCCGGTTGGCGTGCCCTGCAAACCCACTTCGAGTCCGACGACGAGGTCGGTGCCGCGCGGCTGTTCCTCCGGCTCGCCCGCCACGAAAAGAGGGATTCCATGCTCGACGAGGTCGTCGACGCCGCGGAGAAATGGTTCGCCGGTAAGGGATCTTCGTATACCTGCAAGATGGTCGCCCTGATACGTTCCCAGCCGAATGGCGAGGAGACGAAAACCGCCTCCACGGAAAGGGTACTGGCCGAGATCGGCCGGCTTCCCGCCGATCGCCGGTCGAAGAAGGCCGGCGGCGGGGAAGCGCCCGGTCGCGAACCGCTGACGGAAATCGAAACAGGGATTCTCGAACTGGTACGCACCGGTCGGACGAACCGGCAGATCGCCCGTGCGGTCCGGATCAGCGAGAAGACGGTCGAGAAGCATCTGACGAGATTGTTCGCCAAAGCGGGTTGCCGCACCAGGTATGGCTTGGCGACGTCGAATCTGGGGCGACGAGCAGATGCCGTCGGTGCCTGA
- a CDS encoding right-handed parallel beta-helix repeat-containing protein yields MGQNVIMVTQTPGHGYRRIGDAVAGAPEGALIVVAPGRYSENIVLSKPVTITAEEGIGTVTILTGSGVAVSAATSSAALSGISVVSTDKDNPAVFVAQGQLSLTECALEGSGWSSVFASGEGQILMRGCEIRNGAGAGVVVTAADGGVLESCRFNDLGTSAVVVADDGALMMRSCTVDKAAGNGICLNGRGALTVEDTTITGTGKPAVAVEQQAAMKAKRLSVSSGDGIGFYLASTGSVHLDDCSVEHVGAEGIFVAEGCKPELRGCRVRATGFRGVHFAARSGGKMTNCEVADVDGIGVQVTERSTPEFDQLSVAGSKRSGIRVSEAADPFFRRLRVLGSDGAGIEVDEGGRGTMENVEIEGGEVGLRVLGGSRLTANGLSVRNTRSAGVEVVDAALALADSAITGSGGDGIQAGAGANLSVLRCRVHDSGGMGCQFAEGASGSVTESEFSGGKADGIRLETKEAVRVSSCTVRDNHGSGVRQTRPGTAIEVLDLITSGNLRPDAFGTSASAEAAGPGPATAPARPKSAGDPLEELQALVGLDGVKREVTSLINLNKMAKRRQDAGLSAPPMARHLVFAGAPGTGKTTVARLYGQVLAQLGVLREGHLVEVARADLVAQIIGGTAIKTTEAFTTALGGVLFIDEAYTLSSGSGGNGPDFGREAIDTLVKLMEDHRDDVVVIAAGYSNEMAKFLESNPGMESRFSRTIEFANYTADELVTIVRTQCAKHDYRLDEEAADSLLGYFEAIPKDGTFGNGRTARRVFERMTDRQASRLAEAPEVTAADLTLLTADDLETGAR; encoded by the coding sequence GTGGGCCAAAACGTCATCATGGTCACGCAGACGCCGGGGCACGGTTACCGGCGCATCGGCGACGCGGTGGCCGGCGCCCCTGAGGGCGCCCTGATCGTGGTGGCGCCCGGCCGGTACAGCGAGAACATCGTGCTGTCCAAGCCGGTGACCATCACCGCCGAAGAGGGCATCGGGACGGTGACCATCCTGACCGGATCCGGCGTCGCGGTCTCGGCGGCCACCTCGTCCGCCGCCTTGTCCGGCATCTCGGTCGTGTCCACCGACAAGGACAACCCGGCCGTCTTCGTGGCGCAAGGGCAACTGAGTCTCACCGAATGCGCTCTGGAGGGATCGGGCTGGTCCTCGGTCTTCGCCTCCGGCGAAGGCCAGATCCTGATGCGCGGTTGCGAAATACGCAATGGCGCCGGGGCCGGAGTGGTGGTCACCGCCGCCGACGGGGGAGTGCTCGAGTCCTGCCGGTTCAACGACCTGGGCACCTCCGCCGTGGTCGTCGCCGACGACGGCGCGCTGATGATGCGTTCCTGCACTGTCGACAAGGCCGCGGGCAACGGCATCTGCCTCAACGGCCGCGGCGCGCTGACCGTGGAGGACACCACCATCACCGGTACGGGCAAGCCCGCGGTCGCCGTCGAACAGCAAGCGGCGATGAAGGCCAAGCGGCTGTCCGTCTCTTCCGGGGACGGGATCGGGTTCTACCTGGCCAGCACCGGCAGCGTCCACCTCGACGACTGCTCCGTCGAGCACGTCGGCGCCGAGGGCATCTTCGTGGCCGAGGGCTGCAAGCCGGAACTGCGCGGCTGCCGCGTCCGGGCCACCGGTTTCCGGGGTGTCCACTTCGCCGCTCGCTCGGGCGGAAAGATGACCAACTGCGAGGTCGCGGACGTGGATGGCATCGGGGTCCAGGTGACCGAACGTTCCACGCCGGAATTCGACCAGCTTTCCGTCGCCGGGAGCAAACGTTCCGGCATCCGGGTGTCCGAAGCCGCGGATCCGTTCTTCCGCCGGTTGCGGGTGCTCGGCTCGGACGGCGCCGGCATCGAGGTCGACGAGGGCGGCCGCGGAACGATGGAGAACGTCGAGATCGAGGGCGGCGAAGTCGGACTGCGCGTCTTGGGCGGTTCCCGGCTGACGGCGAACGGGCTGAGCGTGCGGAACACCAGGTCCGCCGGGGTCGAGGTCGTCGACGCCGCGCTGGCGCTGGCGGACAGTGCGATCACCGGTTCGGGTGGTGACGGTATCCAGGCCGGTGCCGGCGCGAATCTGTCGGTTCTTCGTTGCCGCGTGCACGACAGCGGCGGTATGGGCTGCCAGTTCGCCGAAGGCGCGTCCGGCAGCGTCACCGAATCCGAATTCTCCGGCGGCAAGGCCGACGGCATCCGGCTCGAGACCAAAGAAGCGGTGCGGGTCTCGTCCTGCACGGTGCGGGACAACCACGGCAGCGGTGTGCGGCAGACCAGGCCCGGCACGGCGATCGAGGTGCTGGACCTGATCACCAGCGGAAACCTCCGTCCCGACGCCTTCGGGACGTCCGCCTCGGCCGAAGCGGCGGGTCCCGGGCCCGCCACCGCGCCCGCTCGCCCCAAGTCCGCCGGCGACCCCTTGGAGGAACTGCAGGCGCTCGTCGGCCTGGACGGGGTCAAACGCGAGGTGACATCGCTGATCAACCTCAACAAGATGGCCAAACGGCGGCAGGACGCGGGTCTGTCGGCGCCGCCGATGGCCCGTCACCTGGTGTTCGCGGGTGCCCCGGGAACCGGTAAGACCACGGTCGCACGCCTCTACGGGCAGGTTCTCGCACAACTCGGTGTACTGCGAGAGGGGCATCTGGTCGAGGTGGCCAGGGCCGATCTGGTCGCCCAGATCATCGGCGGCACCGCGATCAAGACCACGGAGGCCTTCACCACCGCACTCGGCGGCGTGCTGTTCATCGACGAGGCGTACACCTTGAGCTCGGGTTCGGGCGGTAACGGGCCCGACTTCGGCCGCGAAGCCATCGACACCCTGGTCAAGCTGATGGAAGATCACCGCGACGACGTCGTCGTGATCGCCGCGGGCTACTCCAACGAGATGGCGAAATTCCTCGAATCCAACCCCGGTATGGAATCGAGGTTCAGCCGCACCATCGAGTTCGCCAACTACACGGCGGACGAACTCGTCACCATCGTCCGGACCCAATGCGCCAAGCACGACTACCGCCTCGACGAGGAGGCCGCGGACAGCCTCCTTGGTTACTTCGAGGCGATTCCGAAGGACGGCACCTTCGGCAACGGCCGGACCGCGCGACGGGTGTTCGAGCGCATGACGGACAGGCAGGCCTCACGCCTCGCGGAAGCTCCCGAGGTGACCGCGGCCGACCTCACGCTTCTGACGGCGGACGACCTGGAAACAGGTGCTCGATGA
- a CDS encoding response regulator transcription factor, which produces MEPIRVAVQATDSITQTGLASFLRTRSEVAVIDVDMVTEQDVLLVQADRMTPQIVASLRQGDLAMVPKVLLVGDLRENDVLSAVECRVVAVLPRSRTSGDRLIEAIVAAGSGRGLLPPDLLGKLLDSVRRLQHDVLSPRGLSAAGLTSREVDVLRLMADGWDTGEIAEKLCYSERTVKNVIYELTSRLNLRNRPHAVAYAMQAGII; this is translated from the coding sequence ATGGAACCGATACGGGTAGCCGTCCAAGCCACGGATTCGATCACGCAGACCGGATTGGCGAGCTTCCTACGGACGCGCTCCGAGGTGGCGGTGATCGATGTCGACATGGTGACCGAGCAGGACGTGCTCTTGGTCCAGGCGGACCGGATGACTCCACAGATCGTTGCGAGCCTCCGCCAGGGTGACCTCGCGATGGTTCCCAAGGTTTTGCTGGTCGGCGACCTGCGGGAGAACGACGTCCTCAGCGCTGTCGAGTGCCGCGTGGTCGCGGTTCTCCCCAGGAGCCGCACGTCTGGTGACCGGCTGATCGAGGCCATCGTGGCGGCGGGTTCGGGACGCGGCCTGTTGCCCCCGGACCTGCTGGGCAAGCTGCTCGACAGCGTGCGCCGGCTGCAGCACGACGTGCTCTCCCCGCGGGGGTTGAGCGCCGCCGGTCTGACCTCGCGGGAAGTCGACGTCCTCCGGCTCATGGCCGATGGCTGGGACACCGGTGAGATCGCCGAAAAGCTGTGCTACTCCGAGCGCACCGTCAAGAACGTGATCTACGAACTGACCAGCAGGCTCAACCTGCGCAACCGGCCGCACGCGGTCGCCTACGCCATGCAGGCGGGCATCATCTGA
- a CDS encoding WXG100 family type VII secretion target → MADKFRLDPAGMQEMLAKLRSENADFSAALTQLNHTLDRYEGCWGEDKAGKQFADGYVKNARDVRKGLGDISNGVGELSDGVNTTVGEFRDLDEANAKTFDHRLAESMQQQQNKS, encoded by the coding sequence ATGGCGGACAAGTTTCGTCTGGATCCTGCGGGGATGCAGGAGATGCTGGCCAAGCTTCGTTCCGAAAACGCGGATTTCTCGGCTGCCTTGACGCAGTTGAATCACACCCTGGACAGGTACGAGGGGTGCTGGGGTGAGGACAAGGCGGGAAAGCAGTTCGCCGATGGCTACGTGAAAAATGCGAGAGATGTCAGAAAAGGGCTGGGTGATATTTCCAACGGTGTCGGCGAGCTGTCCGATGGGGTGAACACCACGGTCGGTGAGTTCCGTGATCTCGACGAGGCGAACGCGAAAACTTTTGATCACCGACTAGCGGAATCCATGCAGCAACAGCAGAATAAGTCCTGA
- a CDS encoding helix-turn-helix transcriptional regulator, translating into MAAVKVLVHASDEFTEAGVKAMLGAGEQFRLLMDTRTETPDVALVVVDGVVGSSTFAFLRQFQGTGVTSAPRAVIVADRFRAEDLLVAVECGVTALLARNELKEGSLASAVLAVSRGAALMPHRLQGILLDQLTQLRFQVLAPAGLTLFGFETRERDVLQLIAEGYQTDEIAKKLTYSEGTVKNVLYGLMNRLRLNTRSQAVAYAMRVGLI; encoded by the coding sequence GTGGCTGCGGTTAAAGTCCTGGTGCACGCGAGTGACGAGTTCACCGAGGCCGGAGTGAAGGCCATGCTGGGTGCCGGCGAGCAGTTCCGGCTGCTGATGGACACCCGAACGGAAACTCCCGATGTCGCCTTGGTGGTCGTGGACGGAGTGGTGGGGAGCAGTACCTTCGCGTTCCTGCGTCAGTTCCAGGGCACCGGTGTCACGTCGGCACCGCGCGCCGTGATCGTCGCCGATCGGTTCCGTGCGGAAGACCTGCTGGTCGCCGTCGAGTGCGGAGTGACGGCGTTGCTCGCCCGTAACGAGCTCAAAGAAGGCTCCTTGGCTTCGGCGGTACTCGCGGTGAGCCGCGGCGCCGCGCTGATGCCGCACCGGCTGCAGGGCATTCTTCTCGACCAGCTCACCCAGCTCAGGTTCCAGGTGCTGGCGCCGGCCGGCTTGACGCTCTTCGGCTTCGAAACGCGCGAACGTGATGTCCTCCAGCTGATCGCCGAGGGCTACCAGACCGACGAGATCGCGAAAAAGCTCACCTACTCCGAAGGAACGGTCAAGAACGTGCTGTACGGGCTGATGAACCGGCTGAGGCTCAACACCCGTTCGCAGGCGGTCGCCTATGCCATGCGGGTGGGATTGATCTGA
- a CDS encoding amino acid permease, with protein sequence MRPSETEEVATAGVSHDAGDEGYSKSLKPRHISMMAIGGAIGTGLFLGAGGRLNSAGPALAIVYAICGVFAFFVVRALGELVLHRPSSGAFVSYAREFLGEKGAFVAGWMYFLNWATTGIADITAIAIYAHYWAMFSSIPQWILALIMLAVVLALNLVSVKIFGEMEFWFAIIKVGAVVVFMAIAIFLLVTGTPVDGHTPGPQLIADGGGIMPHGLLPLVLVVQGVVFAYAAVELVGVTAGETAEPAKVMPKAINSIMWRIGVFYVGSVVLLSMLLPSDEYRAGESPFVTVLSSIGVPAAGDVMNLVVLTAALSSLNSGLYATGRILRSMAKTGSAPGFTGVMNKSQVPYGGILLTGGVCVLGVGLNYLVPASAFEIILNFSAVAIVATWSLIIICHLVFVKRSKAGLVKRPGYRLPWTPVTQYVTLAFLASVLVLMWFDEGAGRVTLLCLPLIAAALIVGWFTSRRKRHELAGVHDDAD encoded by the coding sequence ATGCGACCTTCAGAAACAGAGGAAGTGGCCACTGCAGGCGTGTCCCACGACGCCGGCGATGAGGGCTACAGCAAGTCTTTGAAGCCAAGGCATATCAGCATGATGGCGATCGGTGGCGCCATCGGCACAGGTCTGTTCCTGGGCGCCGGCGGTCGGCTGAACTCGGCGGGTCCCGCCCTCGCGATCGTCTACGCCATCTGTGGCGTGTTCGCCTTTTTCGTGGTCCGCGCCCTCGGCGAGCTGGTACTGCACCGCCCCTCATCAGGCGCTTTCGTCTCCTACGCACGGGAATTCCTGGGCGAAAAAGGCGCCTTCGTCGCCGGGTGGATGTATTTCCTGAACTGGGCGACAACCGGTATCGCCGACATCACCGCGATCGCGATCTACGCGCATTACTGGGCGATGTTCTCTTCCATTCCCCAATGGATCCTTGCCTTGATCATGCTGGCCGTCGTGCTGGCGCTGAACCTCGTCTCGGTGAAGATCTTCGGCGAGATGGAGTTCTGGTTCGCCATCATCAAGGTCGGCGCCGTGGTGGTGTTCATGGCGATCGCGATCTTCCTGCTGGTCACCGGTACGCCGGTCGACGGACATACCCCAGGACCACAACTGATCGCGGATGGCGGCGGCATCATGCCGCACGGTCTCCTGCCGCTGGTGCTGGTCGTCCAGGGTGTGGTGTTCGCTTACGCGGCGGTGGAGCTCGTCGGTGTCACCGCGGGTGAGACCGCCGAGCCGGCCAAGGTGATGCCGAAGGCGATCAACTCGATCATGTGGCGGATCGGCGTGTTCTACGTCGGCTCAGTCGTGCTTCTGTCCATGCTGCTGCCATCGGACGAGTACCGCGCCGGCGAAAGCCCGTTCGTCACCGTCCTGTCCAGCATCGGCGTCCCCGCCGCCGGCGACGTGATGAACCTCGTCGTGCTCACGGCCGCCCTGTCCAGCCTGAACTCGGGCCTCTACGCCACCGGCCGCATCCTGCGTTCGATGGCGAAGACCGGTTCCGCCCCCGGATTCACCGGCGTGATGAACAAGAGTCAGGTGCCCTATGGCGGCATCCTGCTCACCGGTGGCGTATGCGTGCTCGGTGTCGGGCTGAACTACCTGGTCCCGGCCAGCGCGTTCGAGATCATTCTCAACTTCTCCGCGGTCGCGATCGTCGCCACCTGGAGCTTGATCATCATCTGTCACCTCGTCTTCGTGAAGCGCTCGAAGGCGGGCCTGGTCAAACGGCCGGGTTACCGGCTGCCGTGGACGCCGGTGACACAGTACGTCACCCTCGCCTTCCTCGCGTCCGTGCTTGTGCTGATGTGGTTCGACGAAGGCGCGGGACGGGTGACCCTGCTGTGCCTGCCGCTCATCGCGGCCGCCCTGATCGTGGGCTGGTTCACCAGCCGACGCAAGCGGCACGAACTCGCCGGGGTGCATGACGACGCGGACTGA
- a CDS encoding SsgA family sporulation/cell division regulator, whose translation MPSVPEESGCRRSRTPAEDAGRELPPRHSIHRHRADFTLRSHRGEAIAIETNLSYDTRDPLAVTLSFQRDGGQPAEWVLGRDLLVEGLVFPVGDGDVRIHPDDEDPGLVWIHLEVPAGRAELTGCCRQLAAFIGCTAAVVPFGREMEWMEIDASIARLFTEDCDDLPEP comes from the coding sequence ATGCCGTCGGTGCCTGAGGAGTCCGGCTGCCGCCGGAGCCGGACTCCCGCCGAGGACGCCGGACGGGAGCTGCCGCCCCGCCACTCGATCCATCGCCACCGAGCGGACTTCACGCTGAGGTCCCACCGCGGCGAAGCGATCGCGATCGAGACGAACCTGTCCTACGACACCAGGGATCCGCTGGCGGTCACCCTGTCCTTCCAACGCGACGGGGGCCAACCGGCCGAGTGGGTGCTCGGGCGTGACCTCCTCGTCGAAGGCCTGGTGTTCCCGGTGGGTGACGGAGACGTCCGGATTCATCCGGACGACGAAGATCCCGGACTCGTGTGGATTCATCTTGAAGTCCCCGCCGGGCGGGCGGAACTGACCGGCTGCTGTCGTCAATTGGCGGCGTTCATCGGGTGTACGGCCGCGGTGGTGCCCTTCGGCCGGGAAATGGAGTGGATGGAGATCGACGCGTCGATCGCGCGGCTGTTCACCGAAGACTGTGATGACCTTCCCGAACCCTGA
- a CDS encoding helix-turn-helix transcriptional regulator yields MTELDQPHDAAAALEALEAARIERARLGELGRWSEAGEAALGTLRQVLSCASPDIVGPDLGGLVYVAGSPRPGIQHSARHGHPVPPERLSATQAMLLVNHGTEPQLAAELAHRALKSFNWRDVGSFWYSILTLVYLDEGEAAQFHLDRATTRSGWAKSTAVPVLRARVAAVNGDPVTAAKLLVPFVTQGGPDQFTEVAVAWAIEALVELGELDRADDLLRRHSLSGSLEAVFDRAEVLAARGLLSMAIGNPESAYDDFIACGRELARWGVTNPAVIPWRSRAALSAAATGRATVALPLAEDELSSSRRWGTARAIGTALRAVGLVDIGGRDIDLLKKAIDVLARSGARSTLMQAQYELAVKLKIEGRHDEVQLALRDFRETAVATGNESWIERADDTMRRWSETGDTAKVSAKERKVANLAQAGLSNGEIAKRLHLTTSTVEFHLSNIYRKLAISGRGELRSILVPIL; encoded by the coding sequence ATGACCGAACTGGACCAGCCGCATGATGCCGCAGCCGCTCTCGAAGCCCTGGAGGCCGCACGAATCGAGCGGGCGAGGTTGGGCGAACTGGGCCGGTGGAGCGAAGCCGGCGAAGCCGCGCTGGGTACCTTGCGCCAGGTCCTCTCGTGTGCCTCCCCCGACATCGTCGGACCAGACCTGGGTGGGCTGGTCTACGTGGCAGGCAGTCCCCGGCCCGGTATCCAGCATTCCGCCAGGCATGGGCACCCGGTTCCACCGGAACGCCTGAGCGCCACTCAAGCGATGCTGCTGGTGAATCACGGAACGGAACCCCAGCTGGCGGCCGAACTCGCACACCGGGCACTGAAGTCTTTCAACTGGCGCGATGTCGGCAGCTTCTGGTACTCCATCCTCACCCTCGTCTATCTCGACGAGGGTGAGGCGGCTCAGTTCCACCTCGACCGCGCGACGACGCGCTCGGGGTGGGCGAAATCCACTGCGGTGCCCGTGTTGCGGGCTCGGGTCGCGGCTGTCAACGGTGACCCTGTCACCGCCGCCAAGCTGCTCGTCCCCTTCGTCACCCAGGGCGGCCCGGACCAGTTCACCGAGGTCGCGGTGGCCTGGGCCATCGAAGCGCTGGTCGAGCTCGGCGAGCTCGATCGCGCGGACGACCTGCTGCGCAGACACTCCCTCAGCGGCAGTCTGGAAGCCGTCTTCGATCGTGCCGAAGTGCTGGCGGCGCGCGGTCTTCTCAGCATGGCGATCGGAAACCCGGAATCGGCCTACGACGACTTCATCGCGTGCGGCCGGGAACTCGCCAGATGGGGCGTCACCAATCCCGCCGTCATCCCGTGGCGATCAAGGGCGGCCCTCAGCGCCGCCGCGACCGGGCGCGCAACCGTCGCTCTCCCCCTGGCCGAGGACGAACTCAGCAGCTCACGACGCTGGGGGACCGCTCGCGCGATCGGCACCGCTTTGCGCGCCGTCGGCCTCGTGGACATCGGGGGAAGGGACATCGACCTCTTGAAAAAAGCGATCGATGTGCTGGCCCGAAGTGGCGCGCGGAGCACTCTGATGCAGGCTCAATACGAACTCGCCGTCAAACTCAAAATCGAAGGTCGTCACGACGAAGTCCAGCTCGCCCTGCGTGACTTCCGGGAAACAGCGGTGGCAACAGGCAACGAATCGTGGATCGAGCGCGCCGACGACACGATGCGACGATGGTCCGAGACCGGTGATACCGCGAAGGTGTCCGCGAAAGAACGCAAGGTCGCGAACCTCGCCCAGGCGGGGCTGAGTAACGGAGAGATTGCCAAGCGCTTGCACCTGACCACATCTACGGTGGAATTCCATCTTTCCAACATCTACCGCAAGCTCGCGATCTCCGGACGAGGCGAACTGAGGTCCATTCTGGTTCCCATTCTGTAG